Within Aerosakkonema funiforme FACHB-1375, the genomic segment TTTCGAGGCATCTATACGAAAAGTTGCTAATTTCTTGTTGGTCATTGTCTATGTTTCTGTAACCTTGTTGTATTGAAATTAATATAGACATTTTAGCAAAATATATATATTAACTAGATAAAGTATAATATATATACAATGTATAGACTAAAATAGAATCAAAAACTGTGTCGGTTCGCAGATAAGTTGAAAAAGTCTCACATAAGTTGAAAAAGTGTTGCAGATAAGTTGAAAAAGAGTAGAAGTGAGCTAGGCTAATAATATTGAGCTATGGCAAGGGCTAGTAGAGCCGTAGCAGTAGGGGTAAGAAAATTCAGCAATACAGGATGCCGAAGAGTCATCGGCAAATTCCTCAGTCTGAAAATGAACACCACCATCTGGTGGGAATCTCAAATTGAGCGGGATTACATCTATTGGCTGGAGATAGATCCTGATTACCAGAAGTAATTGTAGTAGATAATGGTCAAGAATTTTTAAGTACGCACCTAGAAGATGCCTGTTTACAGTTAGGGATAAGCCTGCAATATTATCCGCCGAAAATGCCTTGGTATAAGAGTGCGATAGAAAGATATTTTGGGGCTTTAAATAGTCAACTACTTTCTGATGAACCCGGCAAAAGCTTCTCCAACTTCCTCAAGTCCGATGATTACGACCCCAGGCAGAATGCAGTCATTTCGTTTGAGGGACTACAGGAAATGTTGCATATTTTTATCGTTGATATTTATAACCAAAGTCAGCATCCCGAACTGAAATCGCCTCGGTCGGTAGTTTGGTCTACTGGGGTAGCTTGTTTTCCGCTAGCTTTACCGCCATCCCATCTGGAACTAAAAGTTTTAATTGGTCATGTTACTACTCGCAAAATCACCAGAAGGGGGATAGAGTTTGAAGGTTTACTATACAACAGTAGCGAACTGGTGCGACTACGTGTTCAAACAGCGAAATCTGCTAAAACAACAGTCAAATATGACCCAACGGATTTATCTCGCATTTATGTTTTTGATGAGTCAACCCATCAATTTTTAGAAGTACCAGCACTCAATCAAGATTACACTAAAGGACTCAGCTTGTGGCAGCATCGAGTAGTTAAAAAACGATTGACTCATTTTGTGAAAGAGATTTTTGTGTAAGTATAATAAATATTGGCTAAGATTATGTTAGCTTAAAAAGTTAAATTTTGAAATAAAAACCGGGCATTGTATGTTATGATTTTAGAAGAGTATGGCTAGTTGGTTCATTGTAGCAAATAGTTTAGGGCTACCCGAATAAAAATGGGATTATTAGCAGGAAGAGGCTAGGCTATGGAGTTATCTGCTACCACCACAATAGACGGCGACCGCATTCAAGAGTACGCCAAGAAGCTACGCAGTGAAGGAACACTCGAATACTGGACTTTATCCAAACTAGCAAGGAACCTCAACAATGAGTTCAATAAGCTTAAGGGACAAAACAGAGGTAAACTTAAGCAACGGGATCTGAACATTACCCCTGAATTAATTGCCCATCTTCAACAAAAATTTAGTGAATATTTTAATCAGCAGTTTTGGCTAGAAAAAGCTGAGTTCATTCTTCAGGGATTGAAGCAATGGAAGGCCAAAGGTATCATTCTGACAAAACCGGAGATTTCCTTGACACTTTCGGCAGATTTAAACAAAGACGAGACAACTGTAGAACTGTCTTTAAAAGAATTATGTGCCGCTGAATCTGCTAGCGAGTTGCTCGCCTCAATCATTGCCCAACAATCCTTAAGAGATGAACTCTTAAAGCTGCTAAAAGTAGCCACAAAACCAATCCTGGTAACGGAACCCCGACTGTTTATCAATAGCTCTATAACTTCCATTCCCACCCCGGCCATCTTAGCTTCTGGCCTACAAGCTCAACTCAGAAAAGATTTATGGTTTGAATCAAATGGACTGGCGGTTTTTCAGCATAAGTGCCAAGCGCAATCTGACAACTATATAGAGCATTACATCAGTAATCCTGGAGATATTGAGTTACTGCCTTGGGAAGCAGCTGAACAAATCATTAATAAATTTGGCTTCACTTCAGCCAAGCTGCATCTGATTTATGCGGCGCATACAATGAAACAGGTTAACCCGTGGGAAAGTGATTTTACCCTAAAAGCAACTAACATTATTAAGGAATTGGGATGGGACAAAAGAACAGATTTGTCTCAATCACACAAATTGAATGAAATTGCTAAAGCTGCTTTTGCTTTATCCTGCTTTGTCTCACGCGCTTTCTGGATTGAAGGCAGAACCAAGAACAAAGTAAATGTTAGCTATCCAACCGGAAGAACGTGGGATTCGGTAATAGAACCGTGTGGAACAGCCGATATTTTTACACGGAAAATAGAACAGCCTTATGAAGTATTTATTACTGTCAGACCGGGGCTTTGGACTAAACATTTCCTCAATCGGGCTGGAGCTAAAGCTAAGCAAGCTCTTTATCAATTTGGCTACCTAGCCCAAAAAGTGCTGCAAATTGACCCTTATCATGATGAATTAGCACTAAGGTTGGCACTACATCTCACGATGGAAAGTCGCTTCCATCAAAGTGGGCGATATGAAGTAAAAACTCTGCTCAAGATGGCGTTACCAGAGACTGAATTAGAGACAGCCCGTAGCGATAAGCGTAAAGCCTATGAACTTAAACAGCGCTGGGATAATGCTTTGAAGCTTTTAATCAGTTTGGATTGGCAGATTCAATACGATTTGGAAAGCTACTCAGCATGGCTTCAGCCAGGGAATCAGGATAAAAAGCGGATGCCCAAGGGATATATAGACAAGCTGCTAGCTGCAAAAATTACGATTCTTCAACCGACTCCAATTCCTGACTTGATAGCGATAAAAGCTGAACCCCAAGCCCCTACGTCGCTGTTGTCCAAGCAAACGCCAATTACAGTTGAGCAGTTGAGAAAAGTGCGGGAAGCTAAGGGCTGGAGCCAAGCCAAGTTAGCTGGGTGGCTCGGAGTATCACGCTCGTTAATAGCTTTGATTGAAAGAGGACAGCGCCCGGTTTCCCCAGCGCTTGAGACAAAATTTCGGGAACTGCTGGACATTTAGCAATCAATCACTGCTTTCTTTTAACCAGCTGTTACAAAGCTGGATTTTTTGTTATGGCGGTGATTACAGCCGTGTAACAACCAAATTAACCGAAAAAATAGACCTCAAACCCTTACTGGATAAAAATTTGAGCGATGTTACAAAATCTCTAGGATCGCCCGACTATTTCTCTAGGATCGCCCGACTATCAATTTTTGTAATCCTTACTACACATAGCTTTCAGGCTCTTAGTACCAAACAGAGTAATTAGATCCGTTTCCCAGCAGTCCTGAGCGAAAAGTGAGAAAAAGGGATGTTCCCCACGCAAGGAATAGCCCGATGAAGAATTCGCGCGACAGCAGAGCAATTCATTGGGGTGAGCTATGGTAACGCCACAGTCCCCCCGCAATGAATGGCTCAACAGCAGCGTAGACCCCCAAATCTTCGCCCTCAACGTCCGCGTCCTCTGTGAGGACGCCCCCTACGCCTACCTCCTCTACGAAATTGACGCCGCCTCCGGCCGAGTCCACCCCGACGCCCAGTGGCTGTGGGCCAGAAAAAAATACAGCCACATCGAAGCTGGCGGCTGGTGGTGTAGTGGACTCGACCCCCTCGACAACTGGCAACCCATGCTGTGGGGCTGCTTCAAACCCAACCAGCCACGCCAAACCTTTGACCCCAAAGGCCAGCTCAAACCCATCAAATACGAGCATCCGCCCAAAACCCCCACCAGAGCCTTCTTCCTGCAAGTCCCAGACCGCATCTGGTCGAAAATCTCCCAACGCTACAGCGTCCCCATCACCGAACAAGACAAACAACACGGCTTCTGGCAATGGGTGTGGGCCAAAAACATTCCCATTATCATCGTCGAAGGCGCTAAAAAAGCAGGCTGTCTGCTAACCTTGGGCTACGTCGCCATAGCCATCCCCGGCGTTACAATGGGCGTCAGAACTAAGAACTCCTCAGGGCAGAAATGCAACCCCTATCTCATCCCAGAACTGCAACACTTCGCCACACTAGGACGGGAAATCTACATCAGCTTCGACCGTGACACCAAACGCCAAACCATCCAGAACGTCAACCGGGAAATTGACAAGCTGGGCCAGTGCTTCAATGCCGCCAAATGTCAGGTGAAAGTCATCAGCCTGCCTGGGCCTGAAAAAGGCGTCGATGATTTCGTAGTAGCCCGTGAAAGAGGCTCCGGAGCAGGGGAGCAGAGGAGCAGAGGAGCAGAGGAGCAGGGGGGCAGGGGAGAAAATACCATTAATTTTTACCCATCATCCCCATCTGGGGAGGATGGGGATGAAGATGCTTTCAGTGACCTCCCTTCTGCCAGAAACTTTACGTTCCAATCGAACCAGAGAGATATCCCATCTGGGGAGGAAGATGCTTTCAGTGACCTCCCTTCTGCCAGGAACTTTACGTTCCAATCGAACCAGAGAGATATCCCATCCGGGGGTGAGAATGCTTTCAGTGACCTCTACCAGGCCGCACAAGCCTTCTCATTTTGGCAAACTAGGGAATCTTGGAGACTAACTTATCCAGTCGCTTTAAAACTCTTCCAGCGCTATCTGGGAGAAATCCCTTATCCCGAATCCGGGTTAGTAGGCATCAAATCCCCCAAAGGTACTGGCAAAACCCAAGGTTTGATTGAGCTTGTCTCAGATGCCCTTGACACAGGCTCCCGTCGCGTGTTGATAATTACGCACAGGATTCAACTGGGCAGGGCAATCTGCGCTGCCTTGGGAGTCAACTACATCGACGAAACCAGAGACTCGCCTGAAGGTAAACTGTTCGGATACGGCCTTTGCATCGATAGCCTGCATCCCCGATCTCAAGCCCAATTCAATCCAGAAAACTGGGAGGGAGCGATCGTCATCATCGATGAGTGCGAACAAGTCCTCTGGCACGCCCTGAACTCTAGCACCTGCTACGAGAACCGGGTCGCTATCTTGCAAACTTTCCAAAAACTGATCCACAATGTCTTGACCACCGGTGGCTTAGTCGTTGCCCAAGATGCCGACTTATCCGACAAATCGATCGACTACTTGAAAGCGATCTCGGGTATTCAGATCGAGCCTTGGATTGCAGTCAACGAGTGGAAACCAACCAAGGGACGGGACGTCACTTTCTTCGCCACCAGCGACCCCGCACCGCTGTTTGCCCAGATGGAGAGAATTTTATCTCTTGAGGTCACTTGTTGCGATATCGACAGCCGCGCCGAATGTTGTCCCATCCAGCGACATAGCAGCCCCATCATGGTGGTGGAAGATTCCCAAAAAGTCAAGGGAAAATGGTCTTGTACCAACTTGGAAATCCAACTGAAAAAACGATTTCCTGTCTTACGAATTCTCAGGATTGATAGCGAGTCAGTAGCCAACCCCAACCATCCAGCTTATGGCTGCGTGGAGAAAATTAATACCATCATCCCAAACTACGACATTATCATTGCCAGTCCTACTATTGGCACCGGAGTTAGTATTAACATTCGGGGTAATTTTGTGGCGGTTTTCGGTATTTTTAAAGGAGCAATACCGGTTAATGATGCTTTGCAAGGTTTGGCGCGTGTGCGAGATGAAAATGTGCCTTGGTTTGTTTGGACTAAACAATTTGGCTTGGGTAAAATTGGCAACGGTAGCGCGAGTTATCGAGCGATTCTCAAATCTCAACAGAAAGTCATCAAAACTAATCTGTCTTTGTTGCAAGATGTAGACTTTGATATTGATTCTGCTTATGACCCGATTCACTTGCGAACTTGGGCAAAGATGGGGGCGAGAATTAATGCCGGAATGTGGGATTATCGAAAGATTATTTGGGAGCTTTTGAAAGCTGAAGGTCATCAAGTGCATCTGTGTCGCGAGAATGAATTGCAGCAACAGATTAGTTTTTTGCAAACGCTAGAAATAGCGGCTCACAATGCCGATGATTACGAACAAAAGGAGGAATTATCCGAACAAATCGTCAAACTAAAAGAAGAGTTAGACCAACTAGAAACAGAAGCGACTTGTCTTAGTGAAGAAGCCAAAGTTATCAGACAAGAAAACCGGATGACTTCGGCAGAAGCTGTTACAGTTGTCGAGCGGATTAACAAGTCTAAATACCTTTTGTTGAAAGACAAACGTTCTAAAACTCAGTTGGAACTAAATGCTGTTCGCAAATATCAACTGGAGGAAACTTATGGTGTGACCGTTACTCCGGAATTGGTATTAAAGGACGAAGACGGCTGGCTGTCTAAAATCCGCCTCCATTATTACCTGACTCATGATTCTGAATTTGTCAAGAATAGGGATAAAAATCACTTAACAGGACATCGGGAAAGGGGTAATGGAAAAGTTTGTCCGCAGGACTTGCGATTTATTACGGCTACTGTAGAAGCGCTTAAGAAATTGGGAATAACTTATTTTTTCACACCTGAAGTTGAGTTTAGAGGAATTGACTCAGAGGTGATAGAGTTTAGCAATCTCGTTAAGCAGTACAGTCAGGATGTGAAGGACTTTTTGGGGATAAATATCAATCCCAATGCTCCGCCAATGGAGGTGGTGCAGTATATCCTGGGTGTAAAGTTAGGGTTTACTCTCAAACGCATTGGTTTTGAACGGATAGAGGAACGTGACGCTTCTCTTAGAAGGAAGCGGGTGAGGGTTTATCAGTTCCAATTCCCTGATGATGGTAGAGAGGCGATTTTTTCGGCTTGGTACCAGCGGGATGTTGAAGCTGTGGAAAGGGTAGCTGAGGCGGCGAGTGTACGGGGTGGATCGGGGTCGGATAAATATATAGGGATATCAGGGGGTCTGTCTCCTTTGAGTGATGACCCTGCTGTTAGTGGATCGGGGTCTGATAAATATATAGGGATATCAGGGGGTGTACCACAAGATACTGTTGACCCTGTTGTAAGTGGATCGGGGTCTGATCATTCTATAGGGATATCAGGGGGTGTACCACAAGATACTGTTGACCCTGTTGTAAGTGGATCGGGGTCTGATCATTCTATAGGGATATCAGGGGGTGTGTCTCCTTTGAGTGATGACCCTGCTGTTAGTGGATCGGGGTCGGATAATTTTATAGGGATATCAGGGGGTGTACCACAAGATACTGTTGACCCTGCTATTGGTGGATCGGGGTCGGATACATATATAAGTATCTCAGGGGGTGTACCACAGTCGAGCGATCTCCCAGCTCTTGAGGCCCAAGTGCAGAATGTGGAAAATGAACCATTGGAAGCGATGCTACCAACAGAAGGACAGGGGGAATCGGAAGATATCGCTGCCCCAACTGCCCCCGAAACAGCACCCGAATGGCTGAAAGTTGGCTCAGTGGTGAGGTTCTGTAGTGAGGTTGAGAAATATGTCGTTAAAGCTGTCTCATCAGGTACTCAGGTGATGGTGCGATCGCTCTTGTCTGGACTATTTACCCATA encodes:
- a CDS encoding Mu transposase C-terminal domain-containing protein; protein product: MPWYKSAIERYFGALNSQLLSDEPGKSFSNFLKSDDYDPRQNAVISFEGLQEMLHIFIVDIYNQSQHPELKSPRSVVWSTGVACFPLALPPSHLELKVLIGHVTTRKITRRGIEFEGLLYNSSELVRLRVQTAKSAKTTVKYDPTDLSRIYVFDESTHQFLEVPALNQDYTKGLSLWQHRVVKKRLTHFVKEIFV
- a CDS encoding helix-turn-helix domain-containing protein; this translates as MELSATTTIDGDRIQEYAKKLRSEGTLEYWTLSKLARNLNNEFNKLKGQNRGKLKQRDLNITPELIAHLQQKFSEYFNQQFWLEKAEFILQGLKQWKAKGIILTKPEISLTLSADLNKDETTVELSLKELCAAESASELLASIIAQQSLRDELLKLLKVATKPILVTEPRLFINSSITSIPTPAILASGLQAQLRKDLWFESNGLAVFQHKCQAQSDNYIEHYISNPGDIELLPWEAAEQIINKFGFTSAKLHLIYAAHTMKQVNPWESDFTLKATNIIKELGWDKRTDLSQSHKLNEIAKAAFALSCFVSRAFWIEGRTKNKVNVSYPTGRTWDSVIEPCGTADIFTRKIEQPYEVFITVRPGLWTKHFLNRAGAKAKQALYQFGYLAQKVLQIDPYHDELALRLALHLTMESRFHQSGRYEVKTLLKMALPETELETARSDKRKAYELKQRWDNALKLLISLDWQIQYDLESYSAWLQPGNQDKKRMPKGYIDKLLAAKITILQPTPIPDLIAIKAEPQAPTSLLSKQTPITVEQLRKVREAKGWSQAKLAGWLGVSRSLIALIERGQRPVSPALETKFRELLDI
- a CDS encoding plasmid replication protein, CyRepA1 family; its protein translation is MVTPQSPRNEWLNSSVDPQIFALNVRVLCEDAPYAYLLYEIDAASGRVHPDAQWLWARKKYSHIEAGGWWCSGLDPLDNWQPMLWGCFKPNQPRQTFDPKGQLKPIKYEHPPKTPTRAFFLQVPDRIWSKISQRYSVPITEQDKQHGFWQWVWAKNIPIIIVEGAKKAGCLLTLGYVAIAIPGVTMGVRTKNSSGQKCNPYLIPELQHFATLGREIYISFDRDTKRQTIQNVNREIDKLGQCFNAAKCQVKVISLPGPEKGVDDFVVARERGSGAGEQRSRGAEEQGGRGENTINFYPSSPSGEDGDEDAFSDLPSARNFTFQSNQRDIPSGEEDAFSDLPSARNFTFQSNQRDIPSGGENAFSDLYQAAQAFSFWQTRESWRLTYPVALKLFQRYLGEIPYPESGLVGIKSPKGTGKTQGLIELVSDALDTGSRRVLIITHRIQLGRAICAALGVNYIDETRDSPEGKLFGYGLCIDSLHPRSQAQFNPENWEGAIVIIDECEQVLWHALNSSTCYENRVAILQTFQKLIHNVLTTGGLVVAQDADLSDKSIDYLKAISGIQIEPWIAVNEWKPTKGRDVTFFATSDPAPLFAQMERILSLEVTCCDIDSRAECCPIQRHSSPIMVVEDSQKVKGKWSCTNLEIQLKKRFPVLRILRIDSESVANPNHPAYGCVEKINTIIPNYDIIIASPTIGTGVSINIRGNFVAVFGIFKGAIPVNDALQGLARVRDENVPWFVWTKQFGLGKIGNGSASYRAILKSQQKVIKTNLSLLQDVDFDIDSAYDPIHLRTWAKMGARINAGMWDYRKIIWELLKAEGHQVHLCRENELQQQISFLQTLEIAAHNADDYEQKEELSEQIVKLKEELDQLETEATCLSEEAKVIRQENRMTSAEAVTVVERINKSKYLLLKDKRSKTQLELNAVRKYQLEETYGVTVTPELVLKDEDGWLSKIRLHYYLTHDSEFVKNRDKNHLTGHRERGNGKVCPQDLRFITATVEALKKLGITYFFTPEVEFRGIDSEVIEFSNLVKQYSQDVKDFLGININPNAPPMEVVQYILGVKLGFTLKRIGFERIEERDASLRRKRVRVYQFQFPDDGREAIFSAWYQRDVEAVERVAEAASVRGGSGSDKYIGISGGLSPLSDDPAVSGSGSDKYIGISGGVPQDTVDPVVSGSGSDHSIGISGGVPQDTVDPVVSGSGSDHSIGISGGVSPLSDDPAVSGSGSDNFIGISGGVPQDTVDPAIGGSGSDTYISISGGVPQSSDLPALEAQVQNVENEPLEAMLPTEGQGESEDIAAPTAPETAPEWLKVGSVVRFCSEVEKYVVKAVSSGTQVMVRSLLSGLFTHTYAHRLQLADEGTG